A window from Rhizosphaericola mali encodes these proteins:
- a CDS encoding RsmE family RNA methyltransferase codes for MSVKVLEKLKYLRNSKILDKIMQLPFFYEPTCNTATEYFTLSEDTSKHCIQVLRMKKNEQILLTDGMGVKIVAAINLEHKKHTEVQIISKEIIPANDKKTCIAIGILKNNARFEWFLEKATELGISEIIPLITDNTEKAHFRLDRMKNILIAAMLQSQQYYLPIMEEPQIFKKFIQIPFLGQKLIAHCENGEKDYLPAVSIRENVRLLIGPEGDFSPNEIQLAEEIGYQSVSLGENRLRTETAGIVGVTFLQLNHS; via the coding sequence ATGTCAGTCAAAGTATTAGAAAAACTGAAATATCTTCGCAATTCTAAAATATTGGACAAAATTATGCAACTTCCTTTTTTCTATGAACCAACTTGTAATACCGCAACAGAATATTTTACACTTTCAGAAGATACGAGTAAACATTGCATTCAAGTATTACGAATGAAAAAAAACGAACAAATTTTGTTGACGGATGGCATGGGTGTAAAAATCGTTGCTGCAATTAATTTGGAACATAAAAAACACACTGAAGTGCAGATTATTAGCAAAGAAATTATTCCAGCAAATGATAAAAAAACTTGTATCGCCATTGGAATATTGAAAAATAATGCACGATTTGAATGGTTCTTGGAAAAAGCAACAGAGTTAGGAATTTCAGAAATTATCCCCTTAATAACAGATAATACGGAAAAAGCGCATTTCAGATTGGATCGAATGAAAAACATCCTAATCGCCGCAATGTTGCAAAGTCAACAATACTATCTACCCATTATGGAAGAGCCTCAAATTTTTAAAAAATTTATCCAAATTCCGTTTTTGGGTCAAAAATTGATAGCTCATTGTGAAAATGGAGAAAAAGATTATTTGCCCGCTGTGTCCATTAGAGAAAATGTAAGATTATTAATAGGACCTGAAGGTGATTTTTCTCCAAATGAAATACAATTAGCAGAAGAAATTGGTTATCAATCTGTTAGTTTAGGCGAAAATCGTCTACGTACGGAAACCGCGGGAATCGTTGGGGTGACTTTTCTTCAGTTAAATCATTCTTAA